A window of the Vespa velutina chromosome 7, iVesVel2.1, whole genome shotgun sequence genome harbors these coding sequences:
- the LOC124950355 gene encoding DNA repair endonuclease XPF isoform X1: protein MLEYENEMFLEILHEDGLVITAKGLGIETVFVNILKVYLDPGNLVIVLGTTDHDERYFIDELQGLGIKNLPRIVTGQCTSNERELMYLEGGILFVPGRILVVDLLKNRVPLNLVTGILVYKAHNILRSYQEAFAVRLYRQTNKTGFIKAFSNSALSFTFGFSNVERVMKTLFVKKLYLWPRFHTIVNNSLSKLKPEVLEFHVKITTKMLHIQTALLDAMNYVVKELKRINKYLDLEELTVENAIAKKFHKQLQSQLDPVWHQLSSSTKQLLSDLKTLRGLLMSLTYKDCVSFYSTLNSLRTMDYAMQSSGWLMLDAVENLFKYAKERVYTEKNELKPEPNPKWIALSEVLLEIQRDRRKEDNNENPEKVLVLVHDRQTCYQLKNFLTMGANEYLLNEAHKKLQRDNLQNKSSNIVENNEKSTTESDKDEEIMDTQDSYVLTLSQKAITESQSNNPENELHETLFEECSQMTELDLTAITTTAPIIIVQSLKKDGDPMALQRTLKESKPSNVIMYVADIAAVRQLEIYQNNNPSINLKVYFLIYGGSVEEQEYLTALRREKEAFHVLINTKKTMVVPEDQDGKSEDCLTFAAQSGNETEQNTRKGDQENQKNIINKIIVDMREFNSELPSILHSRGIQIEPVTLAIGDYILSPEICIERKSVSDLIGSLNSGRLYNQAVAMTRHYSKPMLLIEFDQNKPFCFQGCYYMGKDVKSFAITSKLQLLTLHFPKLKFVWSPSPHASAQLFEELKSGRDQPSAEKAVTIGVNENAEDKQVMIQKYNPHIQDFIAKLPGVHSKNLCAILNQGKSLDHLIKFTKDELFEIVGNKSDAQILYNSIHNKCDPDEETAIKSIGSKKVPKGRGKKLFSKIKQ, encoded by the exons atGTTGGAATATGAAAATGAGATGTTTCTAGAGATATTACATGAGGATGGCTTAGTAATCACAGCAAa GGGTTTGGGTATAGAAActgtatttgtaaatatattaaaagtctATTTAGATCCTGGAAATCTTGTTATTGTTTTGGGAACTACAGATCACGATGAAAGATACTTTATAGATGAATTACAAGGTTtaggtataaaaaatttacctCGTATTGTAACAGGTCAATGTACATCCAACGAAAG aGAATTGATGTATTTAGAAGGTGGAATATTATTTGTGCCAGGCCGAATTTTAGTCGTAGacctattaaaaaatagagTGCCACTAAACTTAGTTACTGGAATTCTTGTATATAAAGCTCATAACATTTTGCGTTCATATCAAGAAGCGTTTGCAGTCAGATTGTACAGACAAACAAATAAG ACTGGTTTTATCAAAGCATTTTCTAATTCGGcattatcttttacttttggGTTTTCTAATGTAGAACGTGTAATGAAAActctttttgttaaaaaattatatctatggCCTCGCTTTCACACGATTGTCAATAACAGTTTATCGAAACTTAAG CCTGAAGTTTTGGAATTTCACGTGAAAATTACAACAAAAATGTTACATATTCAAACTGCTTTATTAGATGCAATGAATTATGTGgtgaaagaattaaaacgtataaataaatat ttaGATTTAGAAGAATTGACAGTTGAAAATGCGATAGCTAAAAAATTTCACAAGCAACTCCAATCACAATTGGATCCTGTTTGGCATCAACTTAGTTCCAGTACAAAACAATTGTTATCAGACTTGAAAACATTACGAGGACTTCTCAT GTCTTTAACATACAAAGATTGTGTATCGTTTTATTCTACATTAAATAGTTTACGAACTATGGATTATGCTATGCAAAGTTCAGGATGGTTAATGCTAGATGCAGTCgaaaatctatttaaatatgCGAAAGAAAGGGTTTACACAGAAAAAAatg AATTAAAGCCAGAACCAAATCCAAAATGGATTGCATTGAGTGAAGTATTACTTGAGATACAacgagatagaagaaaagaagataataatgaaaatccaGAGAAAGTTCTTGTTTTAGTCCATGATAGGCAAACGtgttatcaattaaaaaattttttaactatGGGAGCTAATGAATATTTACTTAATGAAGCGCATAAAAAACTCCAACGTGATAATCTTCAAAACAAATCAAG taatattgtcgagaataatgaaaagtCAACAACTGAATCtgataaagatgaagagaTAATGGATACGCAAGATAGTTATGTATTGACATTGTCGCAAAAAGCTATTACAGAGAGTCAATCTAATAATCCAGAAAACGAGCTTCATGAAACTTTATTTGAAGAATGTTCTCAA ATGACTGAATTAGATCTAACAGCAATTACAACTACTGCACCCATAATCATTGTACAGTCTTTAAAGAAAGATGGTGATCCAATGGCATTACAACGAACGCTAAAGGAAAGTAAGCCTAGCAATGTAATAATGTATGTCGCTGACATCGCAGCCGTACGCCAATTagaa atataccaaaataataatccttcgataaatttaaaagtatattttttaatttatggaGGATCTGTTGAAGAACAGGAATATCTAACAGCTTtaagacgagaaaaagaagctTTCCATGTCTTAATCAATactaaaaaa acaatGGTTGTACCTGAAGATCAAGATGGAAAATCAGAAGATTGCTTGACATTTGCAGCACAGTCAGGCAATGAAACGGAACAAAATACGCGCAAGGGAGATCAAgaaaatcagaaaaatattattaataaaatcatagtTGACATGAGAGAGTTTAATAGTGAACTGCCATCTATTTTACATTCTCGTGGTATACAGATTGAACCAGTAACTCTAGCt ATTGGAGATTATATTCTATCTCCAGAAATTtgcattgaaagaaaaagtgtatcTGATTTAATTGGTTCTCTTAATTCTGGAAGATTATACAATCAAGCTGTTGCTATGACTCGACATTATTCTAAACCAATGCTTCTTATCGAATTTGATCAGAACAAACCATTCTGTTTCCag gGTTGCTATTACATGGGCAAAGATGTTAAAAGTTTTGCAATCACATCAAAATTGCAATTGCTAACTTTACATTTTCCTAAATTAAAATTCGTATGGTCACCAAGTCCGCATGCATCTGCACAATTGTTTGAGGAATTGAAG AGCGGTAGAGATCAGCCAAGTGCTGAAAAGGCTGTCACGATTGGAGTAAATGAAAATGCAGAAGATAAACAAGTGATGATTCAAAAGTATAATCCTCACATACAAGATTTCATTGCCAAATTACCTGGTGTACATTCTAAGAATTTATGCGCAATTTTAAATCAAGGAAAATCGCTTGATcatcttattaaatttacgaAG gatgaattatttgaaatagttGGAAACAAAAGTGATGCACAAATATTATACAACTCGATTCATAATAAATGCGATCCAGATGAAGAAACGGCTATAAAAAGTATAGGCAGTAAAAAAGTTCCAAAGGGACGCGGTAAAAAACTTTTCTCCAAGATAAAGCAATAA
- the LOC124950355 gene encoding DNA repair endonuclease XPF isoform X4, producing the protein MKTLFVKKLYLWPRFHTIVNNSLSKLKPEVLEFHVKITTKMLHIQTALLDAMNYVVKELKRINKYLDLEELTVENAIAKKFHKQLQSQLDPVWHQLSSSTKQLLSDLKTLRGLLMSLTYKDCVSFYSTLNSLRTMDYAMQSSGWLMLDAVENLFKYAKERVYTEKNELKPEPNPKWIALSEVLLEIQRDRRKEDNNENPEKVLVLVHDRQTCYQLKNFLTMGANEYLLNEAHKKLQRDNLQNKSSNIVENNEKSTTESDKDEEIMDTQDSYVLTLSQKAITESQSNNPENELHETLFEECSQMTELDLTAITTTAPIIIVQSLKKDGDPMALQRTLKESKPSNVIMYVADIAAVRQLEIYQNNNPSINLKVYFLIYGGSVEEQEYLTALRREKEAFHVLINTKKTMVVPEDQDGKSEDCLTFAAQSGNETEQNTRKGDQENQKNIINKIIVDMREFNSELPSILHSRGIQIEPVTLAIGDYILSPEICIERKSVSDLIGSLNSGRLYNQAVAMTRHYSKPMLLIEFDQNKPFCFQGCYYMGKDVKSFAITSKLQLLTLHFPKLKFVWSPSPHASAQLFEELKSGRDQPSAEKAVTIGVNENAEDKQVMIQKYNPHIQDFIAKLPGVHSKNLCAILNQGKSLDHLIKFTKDELFEIVGNKSDAQILYNSIHNKCDPDEETAIKSIGSKKVPKGRGKKLFSKIKQ; encoded by the exons ATGAAAActctttttgttaaaaaattatatctatggCCTCGCTTTCACACGATTGTCAATAACAGTTTATCGAAACTTAAG CCTGAAGTTTTGGAATTTCACGTGAAAATTACAACAAAAATGTTACATATTCAAACTGCTTTATTAGATGCAATGAATTATGTGgtgaaagaattaaaacgtataaataaatat ttaGATTTAGAAGAATTGACAGTTGAAAATGCGATAGCTAAAAAATTTCACAAGCAACTCCAATCACAATTGGATCCTGTTTGGCATCAACTTAGTTCCAGTACAAAACAATTGTTATCAGACTTGAAAACATTACGAGGACTTCTCAT GTCTTTAACATACAAAGATTGTGTATCGTTTTATTCTACATTAAATAGTTTACGAACTATGGATTATGCTATGCAAAGTTCAGGATGGTTAATGCTAGATGCAGTCgaaaatctatttaaatatgCGAAAGAAAGGGTTTACACAGAAAAAAatg AATTAAAGCCAGAACCAAATCCAAAATGGATTGCATTGAGTGAAGTATTACTTGAGATACAacgagatagaagaaaagaagataataatgaaaatccaGAGAAAGTTCTTGTTTTAGTCCATGATAGGCAAACGtgttatcaattaaaaaattttttaactatGGGAGCTAATGAATATTTACTTAATGAAGCGCATAAAAAACTCCAACGTGATAATCTTCAAAACAAATCAAG taatattgtcgagaataatgaaaagtCAACAACTGAATCtgataaagatgaagagaTAATGGATACGCAAGATAGTTATGTATTGACATTGTCGCAAAAAGCTATTACAGAGAGTCAATCTAATAATCCAGAAAACGAGCTTCATGAAACTTTATTTGAAGAATGTTCTCAA ATGACTGAATTAGATCTAACAGCAATTACAACTACTGCACCCATAATCATTGTACAGTCTTTAAAGAAAGATGGTGATCCAATGGCATTACAACGAACGCTAAAGGAAAGTAAGCCTAGCAATGTAATAATGTATGTCGCTGACATCGCAGCCGTACGCCAATTagaa atataccaaaataataatccttcgataaatttaaaagtatattttttaatttatggaGGATCTGTTGAAGAACAGGAATATCTAACAGCTTtaagacgagaaaaagaagctTTCCATGTCTTAATCAATactaaaaaa acaatGGTTGTACCTGAAGATCAAGATGGAAAATCAGAAGATTGCTTGACATTTGCAGCACAGTCAGGCAATGAAACGGAACAAAATACGCGCAAGGGAGATCAAgaaaatcagaaaaatattattaataaaatcatagtTGACATGAGAGAGTTTAATAGTGAACTGCCATCTATTTTACATTCTCGTGGTATACAGATTGAACCAGTAACTCTAGCt ATTGGAGATTATATTCTATCTCCAGAAATTtgcattgaaagaaaaagtgtatcTGATTTAATTGGTTCTCTTAATTCTGGAAGATTATACAATCAAGCTGTTGCTATGACTCGACATTATTCTAAACCAATGCTTCTTATCGAATTTGATCAGAACAAACCATTCTGTTTCCag gGTTGCTATTACATGGGCAAAGATGTTAAAAGTTTTGCAATCACATCAAAATTGCAATTGCTAACTTTACATTTTCCTAAATTAAAATTCGTATGGTCACCAAGTCCGCATGCATCTGCACAATTGTTTGAGGAATTGAAG AGCGGTAGAGATCAGCCAAGTGCTGAAAAGGCTGTCACGATTGGAGTAAATGAAAATGCAGAAGATAAACAAGTGATGATTCAAAAGTATAATCCTCACATACAAGATTTCATTGCCAAATTACCTGGTGTACATTCTAAGAATTTATGCGCAATTTTAAATCAAGGAAAATCGCTTGATcatcttattaaatttacgaAG gatgaattatttgaaatagttGGAAACAAAAGTGATGCACAAATATTATACAACTCGATTCATAATAAATGCGATCCAGATGAAGAAACGGCTATAAAAAGTATAGGCAGTAAAAAAGTTCCAAAGGGACGCGGTAAAAAACTTTTCTCCAAGATAAAGCAATAA
- the LOC124950355 gene encoding DNA repair endonuclease XPF isoform X3: MYLEGGILFVPGRILVVDLLKNRVPLNLVTGILVYKAHNILRSYQEAFAVRLYRQTNKTGFIKAFSNSALSFTFGFSNVERVMKTLFVKKLYLWPRFHTIVNNSLSKLKPEVLEFHVKITTKMLHIQTALLDAMNYVVKELKRINKYLDLEELTVENAIAKKFHKQLQSQLDPVWHQLSSSTKQLLSDLKTLRGLLMSLTYKDCVSFYSTLNSLRTMDYAMQSSGWLMLDAVENLFKYAKERVYTEKNELKPEPNPKWIALSEVLLEIQRDRRKEDNNENPEKVLVLVHDRQTCYQLKNFLTMGANEYLLNEAHKKLQRDNLQNKSSNIVENNEKSTTESDKDEEIMDTQDSYVLTLSQKAITESQSNNPENELHETLFEECSQMTELDLTAITTTAPIIIVQSLKKDGDPMALQRTLKESKPSNVIMYVADIAAVRQLEIYQNNNPSINLKVYFLIYGGSVEEQEYLTALRREKEAFHVLINTKKTMVVPEDQDGKSEDCLTFAAQSGNETEQNTRKGDQENQKNIINKIIVDMREFNSELPSILHSRGIQIEPVTLAIGDYILSPEICIERKSVSDLIGSLNSGRLYNQAVAMTRHYSKPMLLIEFDQNKPFCFQGCYYMGKDVKSFAITSKLQLLTLHFPKLKFVWSPSPHASAQLFEELKSGRDQPSAEKAVTIGVNENAEDKQVMIQKYNPHIQDFIAKLPGVHSKNLCAILNQGKSLDHLIKFTKDELFEIVGNKSDAQILYNSIHNKCDPDEETAIKSIGSKKVPKGRGKKLFSKIKQ, encoded by the exons ATGTATTTAGAAGGTGGAATATTATTTGTGCCAGGCCGAATTTTAGTCGTAGacctattaaaaaatagagTGCCACTAAACTTAGTTACTGGAATTCTTGTATATAAAGCTCATAACATTTTGCGTTCATATCAAGAAGCGTTTGCAGTCAGATTGTACAGACAAACAAATAAG ACTGGTTTTATCAAAGCATTTTCTAATTCGGcattatcttttacttttggGTTTTCTAATGTAGAACGTGTAATGAAAActctttttgttaaaaaattatatctatggCCTCGCTTTCACACGATTGTCAATAACAGTTTATCGAAACTTAAG CCTGAAGTTTTGGAATTTCACGTGAAAATTACAACAAAAATGTTACATATTCAAACTGCTTTATTAGATGCAATGAATTATGTGgtgaaagaattaaaacgtataaataaatat ttaGATTTAGAAGAATTGACAGTTGAAAATGCGATAGCTAAAAAATTTCACAAGCAACTCCAATCACAATTGGATCCTGTTTGGCATCAACTTAGTTCCAGTACAAAACAATTGTTATCAGACTTGAAAACATTACGAGGACTTCTCAT GTCTTTAACATACAAAGATTGTGTATCGTTTTATTCTACATTAAATAGTTTACGAACTATGGATTATGCTATGCAAAGTTCAGGATGGTTAATGCTAGATGCAGTCgaaaatctatttaaatatgCGAAAGAAAGGGTTTACACAGAAAAAAatg AATTAAAGCCAGAACCAAATCCAAAATGGATTGCATTGAGTGAAGTATTACTTGAGATACAacgagatagaagaaaagaagataataatgaaaatccaGAGAAAGTTCTTGTTTTAGTCCATGATAGGCAAACGtgttatcaattaaaaaattttttaactatGGGAGCTAATGAATATTTACTTAATGAAGCGCATAAAAAACTCCAACGTGATAATCTTCAAAACAAATCAAG taatattgtcgagaataatgaaaagtCAACAACTGAATCtgataaagatgaagagaTAATGGATACGCAAGATAGTTATGTATTGACATTGTCGCAAAAAGCTATTACAGAGAGTCAATCTAATAATCCAGAAAACGAGCTTCATGAAACTTTATTTGAAGAATGTTCTCAA ATGACTGAATTAGATCTAACAGCAATTACAACTACTGCACCCATAATCATTGTACAGTCTTTAAAGAAAGATGGTGATCCAATGGCATTACAACGAACGCTAAAGGAAAGTAAGCCTAGCAATGTAATAATGTATGTCGCTGACATCGCAGCCGTACGCCAATTagaa atataccaaaataataatccttcgataaatttaaaagtatattttttaatttatggaGGATCTGTTGAAGAACAGGAATATCTAACAGCTTtaagacgagaaaaagaagctTTCCATGTCTTAATCAATactaaaaaa acaatGGTTGTACCTGAAGATCAAGATGGAAAATCAGAAGATTGCTTGACATTTGCAGCACAGTCAGGCAATGAAACGGAACAAAATACGCGCAAGGGAGATCAAgaaaatcagaaaaatattattaataaaatcatagtTGACATGAGAGAGTTTAATAGTGAACTGCCATCTATTTTACATTCTCGTGGTATACAGATTGAACCAGTAACTCTAGCt ATTGGAGATTATATTCTATCTCCAGAAATTtgcattgaaagaaaaagtgtatcTGATTTAATTGGTTCTCTTAATTCTGGAAGATTATACAATCAAGCTGTTGCTATGACTCGACATTATTCTAAACCAATGCTTCTTATCGAATTTGATCAGAACAAACCATTCTGTTTCCag gGTTGCTATTACATGGGCAAAGATGTTAAAAGTTTTGCAATCACATCAAAATTGCAATTGCTAACTTTACATTTTCCTAAATTAAAATTCGTATGGTCACCAAGTCCGCATGCATCTGCACAATTGTTTGAGGAATTGAAG AGCGGTAGAGATCAGCCAAGTGCTGAAAAGGCTGTCACGATTGGAGTAAATGAAAATGCAGAAGATAAACAAGTGATGATTCAAAAGTATAATCCTCACATACAAGATTTCATTGCCAAATTACCTGGTGTACATTCTAAGAATTTATGCGCAATTTTAAATCAAGGAAAATCGCTTGATcatcttattaaatttacgaAG gatgaattatttgaaatagttGGAAACAAAAGTGATGCACAAATATTATACAACTCGATTCATAATAAATGCGATCCAGATGAAGAAACGGCTATAAAAAGTATAGGCAGTAAAAAAGTTCCAAAGGGACGCGGTAAAAAACTTTTCTCCAAGATAAAGCAATAA
- the LOC124950355 gene encoding DNA repair endonuclease XPF isoform X2: protein MLEYENEMFLEILHEDGLVITAKGLGIETVFVNILKVYLDPGNLVIVLGTTDHDERYFIDELQGLGIKNLPRIVTGQCTSNERELMYLEGGILFVPGRILVVDLLKNRVPLNLVTGILVYKAHNILRSYQEAFAVRLYRQTNKTGFIKAFSNSALSFTFGFSNVERVMKTLFVKKLYLWPRFHTIVNNSLSKLKPEVLEFHVKITTKMLHIQTALLDAMNYVVKELKRINKYLDLEELTVENAIAKKFHKQLQSQLDPVWHQLSSSTKQLLSDLKTLRGLLMSLTYKDCVSFYSTLNSLRTMDYAMQSSGWLMLDAVENLFKYAKERVYTEKNELKPEPNPKWIALSEVLLEIQRDRRKEDNNENPEKVLVLVHDRQTCYQLKNFLTMGANEYLLNEAHKKLQRDNLQNKSSNIVENNEKSTTESDKDEEIMDTQDSYVLTLSQKAITESQSNNPENELHETLFEECSQMTELDLTAITTTAPIIIVQSLKKDGDPMALQRTLKESKPSNVIMYVADIAAVRQLEIYQNNNPSINLKVYFLIYGGSVEEQEYLTALRREKEAFHVLINTKKTMVVPEDQDGKSEDCLTFAAQSGNETEQNTRKGDQENQKNIINKIIVDMREFNSELPSILHSRGIQIEPVTLAIGDYILSPEICIERKSVSDLIGSLNSGRLYNQAVAMTRHYSKPMLLIEFDQNKPFCFQGCYYMGKDVKSFAITSKLQLLTLHFPKLKFVWSPSPHASAQLFEELKSGRDQPSAEKAVTIGVNENAEDKQVMIQKYNPHIQDFIAKLPGVHSKNLCAILNQGKSLDHLIKFTKLETKVMHKYYTTRFIINAIQMKKRL, encoded by the exons atGTTGGAATATGAAAATGAGATGTTTCTAGAGATATTACATGAGGATGGCTTAGTAATCACAGCAAa GGGTTTGGGTATAGAAActgtatttgtaaatatattaaaagtctATTTAGATCCTGGAAATCTTGTTATTGTTTTGGGAACTACAGATCACGATGAAAGATACTTTATAGATGAATTACAAGGTTtaggtataaaaaatttacctCGTATTGTAACAGGTCAATGTACATCCAACGAAAG aGAATTGATGTATTTAGAAGGTGGAATATTATTTGTGCCAGGCCGAATTTTAGTCGTAGacctattaaaaaatagagTGCCACTAAACTTAGTTACTGGAATTCTTGTATATAAAGCTCATAACATTTTGCGTTCATATCAAGAAGCGTTTGCAGTCAGATTGTACAGACAAACAAATAAG ACTGGTTTTATCAAAGCATTTTCTAATTCGGcattatcttttacttttggGTTTTCTAATGTAGAACGTGTAATGAAAActctttttgttaaaaaattatatctatggCCTCGCTTTCACACGATTGTCAATAACAGTTTATCGAAACTTAAG CCTGAAGTTTTGGAATTTCACGTGAAAATTACAACAAAAATGTTACATATTCAAACTGCTTTATTAGATGCAATGAATTATGTGgtgaaagaattaaaacgtataaataaatat ttaGATTTAGAAGAATTGACAGTTGAAAATGCGATAGCTAAAAAATTTCACAAGCAACTCCAATCACAATTGGATCCTGTTTGGCATCAACTTAGTTCCAGTACAAAACAATTGTTATCAGACTTGAAAACATTACGAGGACTTCTCAT GTCTTTAACATACAAAGATTGTGTATCGTTTTATTCTACATTAAATAGTTTACGAACTATGGATTATGCTATGCAAAGTTCAGGATGGTTAATGCTAGATGCAGTCgaaaatctatttaaatatgCGAAAGAAAGGGTTTACACAGAAAAAAatg AATTAAAGCCAGAACCAAATCCAAAATGGATTGCATTGAGTGAAGTATTACTTGAGATACAacgagatagaagaaaagaagataataatgaaaatccaGAGAAAGTTCTTGTTTTAGTCCATGATAGGCAAACGtgttatcaattaaaaaattttttaactatGGGAGCTAATGAATATTTACTTAATGAAGCGCATAAAAAACTCCAACGTGATAATCTTCAAAACAAATCAAG taatattgtcgagaataatgaaaagtCAACAACTGAATCtgataaagatgaagagaTAATGGATACGCAAGATAGTTATGTATTGACATTGTCGCAAAAAGCTATTACAGAGAGTCAATCTAATAATCCAGAAAACGAGCTTCATGAAACTTTATTTGAAGAATGTTCTCAA ATGACTGAATTAGATCTAACAGCAATTACAACTACTGCACCCATAATCATTGTACAGTCTTTAAAGAAAGATGGTGATCCAATGGCATTACAACGAACGCTAAAGGAAAGTAAGCCTAGCAATGTAATAATGTATGTCGCTGACATCGCAGCCGTACGCCAATTagaa atataccaaaataataatccttcgataaatttaaaagtatattttttaatttatggaGGATCTGTTGAAGAACAGGAATATCTAACAGCTTtaagacgagaaaaagaagctTTCCATGTCTTAATCAATactaaaaaa acaatGGTTGTACCTGAAGATCAAGATGGAAAATCAGAAGATTGCTTGACATTTGCAGCACAGTCAGGCAATGAAACGGAACAAAATACGCGCAAGGGAGATCAAgaaaatcagaaaaatattattaataaaatcatagtTGACATGAGAGAGTTTAATAGTGAACTGCCATCTATTTTACATTCTCGTGGTATACAGATTGAACCAGTAACTCTAGCt ATTGGAGATTATATTCTATCTCCAGAAATTtgcattgaaagaaaaagtgtatcTGATTTAATTGGTTCTCTTAATTCTGGAAGATTATACAATCAAGCTGTTGCTATGACTCGACATTATTCTAAACCAATGCTTCTTATCGAATTTGATCAGAACAAACCATTCTGTTTCCag gGTTGCTATTACATGGGCAAAGATGTTAAAAGTTTTGCAATCACATCAAAATTGCAATTGCTAACTTTACATTTTCCTAAATTAAAATTCGTATGGTCACCAAGTCCGCATGCATCTGCACAATTGTTTGAGGAATTGAAG AGCGGTAGAGATCAGCCAAGTGCTGAAAAGGCTGTCACGATTGGAGTAAATGAAAATGCAGAAGATAAACAAGTGATGATTCAAAAGTATAATCCTCACATACAAGATTTCATTGCCAAATTACCTGGTGTACATTCTAAGAATTTATGCGCAATTTTAAATCAAGGAAAATCGCTTGATcatcttattaaatttacgaAG ttGGAAACAAAAGTGATGCACAAATATTATACAACTCGATTCATAATAAATGCGATCCAGATGAAGAAACGGCTATAA
- the LOC124950601 gene encoding UPF0669 protein C6orf120 homolog — MKIIFLNLLLLPCILSLNEELLHYVSDDVSGGSYKYYSLMYEGIIKILLISQTGDADLYASHTTAKPTYEPDHYSLQSTTCGEDIIVVPDNFKRPVSIGVYGHPSHELSKYTLLVYEVISMDDQTTYDQKVENIYKDSDNKKKSPTFIVTFMRSIGNVLFEIFF, encoded by the exons ATGaagattatatttcttaatttgcTTTTG CTACCTTGCATTTTGTCATTGAATGaagaattattacattatgtTAGTGACGATGTATCAGGTGGatcttacaaatattatagCTTAATGTATGaaggtattataaaaattttattaatatcccA AACTGGAGATGCAGATTTGTATGCATCACATACAACGGCGAAACCAACTTATGAACCAGATCACTATAGTCTGCAATCTACAACTTGCGGAGAAGATATTATAGTTGTGCCAGACAA TTTCAAAAGGCCTGTTAGCATAGGAGTGTATGGACATCCTTCGCATGAATTAAGTAAATATACTTTATTGGTATACGAAGTGATATCAATGGATGATCAGACAACTTATGATCAAAAAGTAGAGAATATTTACAAGGATAGTGATAACAAg AAGAAAAGTCCAACATTTATAGTTACTTTTATGAGGTCTATTGGCAatgtattatttgaaatatttttttaa